A part of Xenopus tropicalis strain Nigerian chromosome 4, UCB_Xtro_10.0, whole genome shotgun sequence genomic DNA contains:
- the cfap100 gene encoding cilia- and flagella-associated protein 100 produces MSAMSLERSIGSQEASMSAVGSRGLRSSSHLSATRSVLNSAKTDVNVKSTGSAGVKKKSQVDQNPFKIPPDVDFFLLRDQEKLKKEKEKERNKNLKVHEKTTYTTRMNAKLAGLRKAIENEEAEESTDRDQKAMAVPENPSWKLAVTRDGLAQRESLHEYINKKREMFLLEYSLIVKRDEIQKLETMAAAEEMKLEKAEQYLEEDAVRFDEFLKQNDRNSVEALKLADKETKAKMEKVAQIKSQTALMMNTKSDISKCEEILREYLMYKEFLYKLSPKEWREERERKNLERKKPPATPLPVEKEKQAGSLSKVSMSPDMIKKAESRSSVQGMQSRDSTRDGRRLSRQSVKGPAAKKMSTPAQAEEEKDATDSLISSDSEEEAELYFNDPQQLLDIFSELEEQNLSLIQNSQETEESLEEIKQNIAITQDKMEKETRQLKDHIDHLKASIVKEEERAAELELKSRVFAFGQYKSEDQEKMLAALGEKVEEVYRACIGENRSNYNVLQMLMAIEHQLEELLDNIEMIPQKRLEIAEKAKEKERRLRLREEKIKQQKQHQEERLRKALERAQADPKKTTGRKLMSRSDPPAPKLRIDKDQDKIDKEKEEALLFFS; encoded by the exons ATGTCTGCCATGTCACTGGAACGTTCCATCGGCTCCCAGGAGGCATCTATGTCGGCTGTGGGATCCA GAGGCCTGCGATCCAGCTCCCATCTTTCTGCCACACGTTCTGTTTTAAACTCAGCCAAAACTGATGTGAATGTAAAATCCACAGGTTCAG CTGGTGTAAAGAAGAAGAGCCAGGTGGACCAGAATCCTTTCAAGATTCCTCCAGATGTTGATTTTTTTCTTCTTAGAGACCAGGAGAAACTGAAGAAAGAAAAG GAGAAGGAGCGCAATAAGAACCTGAAAGTTCATGAGAAAACAACATATACGACAAGAATGAATGCAAAGCTGGCTGGGTTACGCAAAGCAATAGAGAACGAGGAGGCAGAAGAAAGCACAGATAGAGATCAAAAAGCCATGGCAGTACCAGAAAATCCTTCATGGAAACTGGCAGTTACGAGAG ATGGACTGGCACAAAGGGAGAGCCTGCAcgagtatattaataaaaaacgAGAGATGTTCCTCCTGGAG TATTCCCTCATAGTTAAACGAGATGAAATCCAGAAGCTGGAGACCATGGCGGCAGCAGAAGAGATGAAGTTGGAGAAGGCTGAGCAGTATTTGGAGGAAGATGCCGTGAGGTTCGACGAGTTTTTGAAGCAGAATGACCGGAACTCTGTGGAAGCCTTAAAGCT GGCTGACAAGGAAACCAAGGCAAAAATGGAGAAGGTTGCGCAAATCAAAAGTCAAACTGCACTTATGATGAATACAAAAAG TGACATTTCCAAATGTGAAGAGATCCTAAGGGAATATCTGATGTACAAAGAGTTCCTCTACAAACTATCCCCCAAGGAATGGAGAGAAGAGAGGGAAAGGAAGAATTTAGAGAGAAAGAAACCTCCTGCTACTCCTTTGCCTGTGGAAAAGGAGAAACAAGCTGGCTCCCTATCTAAAGTGTCCATGTCTCCCGATATGATAAAGA AGGCAGAGAGCAGATCGTCAGTACAAGGCATGCAGAGCAGAGACTCCACTAGAGATGGCCGCCGACTTTCCAGGCAAAGCGTTAAAGGACCAGCAGCTAAAAAGAT GAGTACCCCAGCACAGGCAGAAGAAGAGAAGGATGCCACGGACAGCTTGATATCCTCAGACAGCGAAGAG GAGGCCGAGCTGTATTTCAATGATCCACAGCAGCTGCTGGACATTTTCTCTGAGCTAGAGGAGCAGAACCTTTCTTTGATCCAAAACTCACAGGAGACAGAAGAGTCCCTTGAGGAAATCAAGCAAAATATTGCCATCACACAGGATAAAAT GGAGAAGGAGACGCGGCAGCTAAAAGACCACATTGACCATCTAAAGGCTTCTATTGTTAAAGAGGAGGAGAGGGCAGCTGAGCTGGAGCTGAAGTCTCGAGTGTTTGCTTTTGGGCAGTACAAATCTGAAGATCAG GAAAAGATGCTGGCAGCACTGGGAGAGAAAGTGGAGGAAGTGTACCGAGCGTGCATTGGGGAGAATCGCTCAAACTACAATGTCCTACAAATGCTGATGGCAATAGAGCATCAGCTGGAAGAACTGCTGGACAATATTGAGATGATCCCTCAGAAGAGGCTGGAGATTGCAGAGAAAGccaaagaaaaggaaaggaggcTGAG GTTGAGAGAGGAGAAAATTAAACAGCAGAAGCAGCATCAGGAGGAACGCTTGCGGAAAGCTCTAGAAAGAGCCCAAGCCGATCCCAAGAAAACA ACTGGCAGGAAGCTCATGTCTCGCTCAGACCCTCCGGCCCCCAAGCTCAGAATAGACAAGGACCAGGATAAGATTGACAAAGAGAAGGAGGAAGCGTTGCTCTTTTTTAGTTAG